Proteins from a genomic interval of Microbacterium imperiale:
- a CDS encoding L-threonylcarbamoyladenylate synthase: protein MSPVFDCRDETQVLPGMRQARQAIGRGDLIVMPTDTVYGVAADAFSASAVAKLLAAKGRDRQSPPPVLVAGVATMRALVAEVPEPVERLVEAFWPGGLTVVLPAQPSLSWDLGETRGTVAVRMPADRFALELLEECGPLAVSSANLTKQPAAVSVDDALRMLGDSVAVYLDGGPAATGVASTIVDATALVGAEPGPVRVLRDGAISREALREILGDLLEPDTEPEHAEAANRTPMEQGSGGDPDSPAGGSGA, encoded by the coding sequence ATGTCTCCCGTATTCGACTGCCGCGATGAGACCCAGGTGCTCCCCGGCATGCGTCAGGCGCGTCAGGCCATCGGCCGCGGCGACCTCATCGTCATGCCCACCGACACCGTCTACGGCGTCGCCGCCGACGCGTTCAGCGCCTCGGCGGTGGCGAAGCTGTTGGCTGCGAAGGGCCGCGACCGGCAATCGCCGCCGCCCGTGCTCGTCGCCGGGGTCGCGACGATGCGCGCGCTCGTCGCCGAGGTGCCCGAGCCGGTCGAGCGCCTGGTCGAGGCGTTCTGGCCCGGCGGCCTGACCGTCGTGCTGCCCGCCCAGCCGTCGCTGTCGTGGGATCTGGGCGAGACGCGGGGGACGGTCGCGGTGCGGATGCCCGCCGACCGCTTCGCCCTCGAGCTCCTCGAGGAGTGCGGGCCGCTCGCCGTCTCGAGCGCCAATCTGACCAAGCAGCCGGCGGCGGTCTCGGTGGACGACGCGCTGCGGATGCTGGGCGACAGCGTCGCGGTGTACCTCGACGGCGGACCGGCGGCGACCGGCGTGGCCTCGACGATCGTCGACGCGACGGCACTCGTGGGCGCCGAGCCCGGGCCGGTGCGTGTGCTGCGCGACGGCGCGATCAGCCGCGAAGCGCTGCGCGAGATCCTCGGCGACCTGCTTGAGCCCGACACCGAGCCCGAGCACGCCGAAGCGGCGAACCGCACGCCGATGGAGCAGGGCTCCGGGGGCGATCCCGACTCGCCCGCCGGCGGCAGCGGCGCGTGA